From the Anaerolineae bacterium genome, the window AGGAAAACTCCTCCACGATCTCCAGAGGGTCATAGACCTCCTTTATGGGGGTCTGACGGGCAAGGTAGGCCAGTTCGTTCAGGATTTCCAAATCTTTCTCGATCACTCCCTCAATTCCAGGACGTTGCACCTTTACCACCACTTTCTCCCCGGAGCGAAGGGTTGCCCTGTGGACCTGAGCCAGGGAGGCAGCAGCGATGGGCTCGGACTCAAAAGAGGCGAAAACCCTTTCCAGTGGAGCCCTAAACTCCTTTTCCAGGAAGCACTGAATCTTATCCCATGGAGCGGGTGGGACTGTGTCCTGAAGTTTAGCTAACTCCCTAATGTAGGCTGGAGGGAGGAGATCGGGGCGGGTGCTTAAAATCTGGCCGAATTTGATAAAAGTTGGGCCCAGTTCTTCCAGAGCCATCCTGAGCCTTTGAGGAGCACCAATCTTAACTCCGGGCTGAGGGTAAATGCGCCTTGGAAAGGGGAGTAAGCCTTTTGCTCCCACCCGCTCAAAAAGCTCATCCACTCCATGTTTGACCAAAATGCCGACGATTTCCCGATATCGGCCCAGGTGACTATGGGTCCGGAAAAGGGGAAACAAATCTACCTCCTTATAAAGAGGCGAGGTCTGAGGAGCTTCCTTAAAGTCTGAAGGTTTTCTTTGGTAGCCTGATAACCGGCCTCAATTATTTCCGAAGCTTTGTGGAATCCCCAAAGAAGGGAAACATCCCCATTAACTGGAGGACAGATGAGGAGGTCAGGAACCGCCTCCCGGAGTTTGTGCTCCTTAATTTTCTTGTTCATTACCTCCACTGTCCTCCACAATACAGAGAAAACAGGGGGATTCCGGGAAGAGATCAACGGTGATTTCTCCTCCTCCAGCCCTACATCCACAGCCACCACCACATCGGCTCCCATACGCCTGACCACATCGGCTGGAAGGTGGTTCAAAATTCCACCATCCACGAGGACCTTGTCTCCCAGAGCATAGGGGGCAAAGAGGCCAGGAACACACGTGGTAGCCCTTAATGCATCTACAATTCTACCTTCCCTGAAAACCACCTCTTCTCCGCTGACCAGATCCACAGCCACTAAAGCCAGGGGGATGCGAGTGTCTTTGAAAGTAGCATCCCCAAATTTTTCCTCAAAGTATTCCGCGAACTTCTTACCCTCAAGCAAACCTTTCCAGGGGAGAGAAAAATCCACCAGGAAGCTGGCTATAG encodes:
- a CDS encoding patatin-like phospholipase family protein — encoded protein: MRLRIKPALGLALSGGGARGLAHIGVLKALEEEGIKIDFIAGTSMGGFIAAAYAMGYTPAQMEEEALRKGKFTSIASFLVDFSLPWKGLLEGKKFAEYFEEKFGDATFKDTRIPLALVAVDLVSGEEVVFREGRIVDALRATTCVPGLFAPYALGDKVLVDGGILNHLPADVVRRMGADVVVAVDVGLEEEKSPLISSRNPPVFSVLWRTVEVMNKKIKEHKLREAVPDLLICPPVNGDVSLLWGFHKASEIIEAGYQATKENLQTLRKLLRPRLFIRR